The following coding sequences are from one Rathayibacter sp. SW19 window:
- a CDS encoding alpha/beta hydrolase produces the protein MTNALLSINIVNTPLLATFYVLSIAAVLYLIIRRPTARWIATALVGILAGAVIGAVTVLLVDVLDAFGMPLPFTADVWIIATFAAVGLAIVNLWSSRWWRKVIAAISIVLLVITGTLGVNAFFGLNQTVGSLFGIASGDAINVGPHTNTPSAQPTGPLYARWHPPANMPKTGKVGLLTGKDAIPNTLSHFPARDASLYLPPAAQVANAPALPLVVLMMGYPGNPDPSFIAAVLDKYAAAHEGLAPIAIVADQITGANIDPACTDSPKLGNAQTYINEDVVNWAKSHLNILSSPQYWTIAGYSNGGACAFKFAAQSPTLWGNALVISGDEFPGVEIQAQTIRDAFGGNQAAFDAAKPTSILKAHPGAYTKSLAIFTVGGNDPGFIPGVERNAKAAEAAGFATTYYVVPGAGHVVDALNGGLEKGFEVLYPRLGLSK, from the coding sequence GTGACCAATGCGCTGCTCTCGATCAACATCGTCAACACTCCCCTGCTCGCGACCTTCTACGTTCTGAGCATCGCCGCTGTCCTGTACCTGATCATCCGGCGGCCGACCGCACGGTGGATCGCGACGGCGCTGGTCGGTATTCTGGCGGGAGCGGTCATCGGCGCGGTCACCGTGCTCCTGGTCGACGTGCTCGACGCATTCGGAATGCCGCTGCCGTTCACCGCAGACGTCTGGATCATCGCGACGTTCGCCGCCGTCGGTCTCGCGATCGTCAACCTCTGGTCTTCCCGTTGGTGGCGCAAGGTGATCGCCGCGATCTCGATCGTGCTGCTGGTGATCACAGGCACGCTTGGGGTCAATGCGTTCTTCGGGCTGAACCAGACCGTCGGGTCGCTGTTCGGAATCGCGAGCGGCGATGCGATCAATGTGGGCCCGCACACCAATACGCCGAGCGCTCAGCCGACGGGCCCCCTGTATGCGCGCTGGCATCCGCCAGCAAACATGCCCAAGACCGGCAAGGTCGGCCTGCTGACGGGTAAAGACGCAATCCCGAACACACTGTCGCACTTCCCCGCCCGTGATGCTTCGCTCTACCTTCCGCCGGCAGCCCAGGTCGCGAACGCACCCGCGCTTCCGCTGGTCGTGTTGATGATGGGCTACCCAGGCAACCCTGACCCGAGCTTCATCGCAGCCGTGCTCGACAAGTACGCTGCCGCGCACGAGGGGTTGGCTCCTATCGCGATCGTGGCAGATCAGATCACCGGCGCGAATATCGATCCGGCGTGCACCGATTCGCCCAAGCTCGGCAACGCCCAGACCTACATCAACGAAGACGTCGTCAACTGGGCCAAATCCCACCTGAACATCTTGTCGTCACCCCAGTACTGGACGATCGCGGGCTACTCGAACGGCGGAGCATGCGCGTTCAAGTTCGCCGCACAGTCTCCGACGCTCTGGGGCAACGCTCTGGTGATCTCCGGTGACGAGTTCCCCGGCGTCGAGATCCAGGCGCAAACAATCCGAGACGCGTTCGGGGGCAACCAGGCGGCGTTCGACGCGGCCAAGCCGACAAGCATCCTGAAGGCTCACCCCGGCGCCTACACGAAGTCGCTGGCGATTTTCACGGTCGGCGGCAACGATCCTGGTTTCATCCCCGGAGTTGAACGCAACGCGAAGGCGGCGGAGGCGGCCGGATTCGCCACCACCTACTACGTCGTGCCCGGCGCGGGCCACGTCGTCGACGCATTGAACGGCGGCCTGGAGAAGGGCTTCGAGGTGCTGTACCCGCGACTGGGCCTCAGCAAGTGA
- a CDS encoding glycine--tRNA ligase, with product MADQSRLDSVITLAQHRGFVFPSGDIYGGTRSAWDYGPLGVELKENIKRQWWNTFVRGRGDMVGLDSAVILPTPVWEASGHVKVFSDPLTESLITHKRYRADHLFEAYEAEHGHPPANGLADIADPEHPDKVGQWTEIKQFSGLMKTYLGVVDDESGLHYLRPETAQGIFTNFNTVLQTSRKKPPFGIGQIGKAFRNEITPGNFIFRTREFEQMEIEFFVEPGTDDQWQETWMELCWKWFIDLGMTAENIRWFEHPKDKLAHYSKRTVDIEYRFNFTGGEWGELMGVANRTDYDVKVHAESSGKDLSYFDQQKNERYIPYVIEPSFGLTRALMAFLVDAYEEEEVPNAKGGVDKRTVLHLDPRLAPVKVAVLPLSRNEALSPTARRLADELRASWNVDFDDSGAIGRRYRRQDEIGTPFCVTVDFDSLEDSAVTVRDRDTMKQERIAIDGLHAYLADQLKGA from the coding sequence ATGGCCGACCAGTCACGTCTCGACTCCGTCATCACGCTCGCGCAGCACCGCGGTTTCGTGTTTCCCTCGGGTGATATTTACGGGGGCACGCGATCGGCTTGGGATTACGGCCCGCTGGGGGTTGAGCTGAAGGAGAACATCAAGCGTCAGTGGTGGAACACCTTCGTGCGTGGCCGCGGTGACATGGTCGGGCTCGATTCCGCCGTGATACTGCCCACCCCGGTCTGGGAGGCGTCGGGTCACGTGAAGGTTTTCAGCGACCCACTGACTGAGTCGCTCATCACCCACAAGCGATATCGAGCCGACCACTTGTTCGAGGCGTATGAGGCCGAGCATGGCCACCCGCCCGCCAATGGCCTGGCGGACATAGCTGACCCTGAGCATCCGGACAAGGTGGGCCAGTGGACCGAGATCAAGCAGTTCTCCGGCCTGATGAAGACGTATCTCGGGGTGGTCGACGACGAGTCGGGGCTGCACTACCTGCGGCCTGAAACGGCGCAGGGGATCTTCACGAACTTCAACACGGTGCTGCAGACCTCGCGTAAGAAGCCGCCCTTCGGCATCGGCCAGATCGGAAAGGCGTTCCGCAACGAGATCACGCCCGGCAACTTCATCTTCCGCACTCGAGAGTTCGAGCAGATGGAGATCGAATTCTTCGTGGAGCCCGGCACAGACGACCAGTGGCAAGAAACCTGGATGGAGCTGTGCTGGAAATGGTTCATCGACTTGGGAATGACGGCAGAAAACATTCGCTGGTTCGAGCACCCGAAAGACAAACTCGCGCACTACTCGAAACGCACTGTCGATATCGAGTACCGGTTCAACTTCACAGGCGGCGAGTGGGGCGAACTGATGGGCGTTGCGAACCGCACCGACTACGACGTCAAGGTGCACGCCGAGTCATCCGGCAAAGATCTCAGCTACTTCGACCAGCAGAAGAACGAGCGCTACATCCCCTACGTGATCGAGCCGTCGTTCGGATTGACACGTGCGCTGATGGCCTTCCTTGTAGACGCGTATGAGGAGGAAGAAGTGCCGAACGCCAAGGGCGGCGTTGACAAGCGCACGGTGCTGCACCTGGATCCGCGACTGGCTCCGGTGAAGGTAGCCGTGCTGCCTCTGTCCCGCAACGAGGCACTGTCGCCGACGGCTCGGCGACTTGCCGACGAGCTGCGCGCGAGTTGGAACGTCGACTTCGATGACTCCGGCGCGATCGGTCGGCGCTATCGTCGCCAAGACGAGATCGGCACGCCGTTCTGCGTGACCGTCGACTTCGACTCCCTCGAGGACAGCGCGGTTACCGTGCGGGACCGCGACACGATGAAGCAGGAGCGCATCGCCATCGATGGGCTGCACGCCTACTTGGCTGACCAATTGAAGGGCGCGTAG
- a CDS encoding ABC transporter ATP-binding protein, whose product MTNLPDSTVPALNLPASNLPASSAPATVLLELKDVSVHYGRIRALNNISFSVNQGEIVSLIGANGAGKTTTMKTISGLLALSTGSITFDGEDITKLKAHLRVVRGISQAPEGRGIFPGMTVAENLDMGTFGRKDRTGVTDDLERVFTLFPRLQERRTQVGGTMSGGEQQMLAIGRALMSRPRLLLLDEPSMGLAPQFIRQIFKIITEINEQGTTVLLVEQNANQALNRAHRAFALETGEITYSGTGKELLANPAIKEIYLGVA is encoded by the coding sequence ATGACGAATTTGCCTGATTCGACTGTTCCTGCGTTGAACTTGCCGGCGTCGAACTTGCCAGCGTCGAGTGCGCCTGCGACCGTTCTGCTTGAGTTGAAAGACGTCTCGGTGCACTACGGACGCATCAGGGCGCTCAACAACATCTCGTTCTCGGTGAACCAGGGCGAAATCGTCAGTCTGATCGGCGCGAACGGCGCAGGCAAGACAACAACGATGAAGACGATCTCCGGGCTGCTCGCACTGTCGACGGGTTCGATCACGTTCGACGGCGAGGACATCACCAAGCTCAAGGCGCATCTGCGTGTCGTTCGCGGCATCTCACAGGCGCCGGAGGGCCGGGGAATCTTCCCGGGCATGACGGTGGCGGAGAACCTCGACATGGGCACGTTCGGCCGCAAGGACCGCACGGGAGTCACCGATGATCTGGAACGTGTGTTCACGCTGTTTCCGCGATTGCAGGAGCGGCGCACCCAGGTTGGCGGCACGATGTCCGGAGGTGAGCAGCAGATGCTGGCCATCGGGCGAGCGCTGATGTCCCGGCCACGACTGCTTCTGCTGGACGAGCCGTCGATGGGGCTCGCGCCGCAGTTCATCCGCCAGATCTTCAAGATCATCACGGAGATCAACGAGCAGGGCACCACGGTGCTTCTCGTCGAGCAGAACGCGAACCAGGCTTTGAACAGGGCGCACCGCGCGTTCGCGCTGGAGACCGGCGAGATCACCTACTCCGGCACGGGCAAGGAACTGCTGGCGAACCCAGCGATCAAGGAGATCTACCTCGGCGTCGCGTAG
- a CDS encoding phosphatidylglycerol lysyltransferase domain-containing protein: MTTTQQDDVTVASGRKRRGVVIRYLRTAPASVGLAIIVIITSILTGTMFAPSTAQGSDALRWAAGVTSTIDQGQWWTPFTSLFVPNDLFQLVVCVVFSLTLFALAERLLGTARAVIAFVATGLVGAILGVFIQWGALAIGELWATNSSVDLVLDPTVGIIGALITASAFARALWRRRIRVVTFAFVIMFVLYNGDSDNFYRLLAAVLGLWMGSFMSRTPLHRPWHHSSHAETRNLVAMIVAVSGFGPLTALFSDNGTGPLSFISDLLQLTHARVIVQACAIHYSPSCDRELTLVSARGLGPILLSLVPLALLITAAVGLRVGRRYAYVLAIVVNAGLFLLSVLTVIFGNVTLEADTPREYVQQYETLLWVLAGALIPIAVMVLVIINRHQFLNLAPTAAVREYWTTIIVAFVVLVAAYLVAGAITLSGYVPHASFGELLIDSVRRFTPTGFDSGFGAVIVPQASVTLFIYRWVGPIFWIVFILATLRRYRTTSVARRTSTEGRRFRELLKQHGGGTLGFMGTWPGNVYWFSDDAEAAVAYRVINRIAIALSDPVCAPARAAQTIREFVAYCDARSWTPVFYSFHEEHLPTFTELGWDSMSVGEETLMHPITLDMAGKPWQKVRQGLNRGIKENMTTLWTTWHDLPLPLAAQINAISEQWVSEKELPEMGFTLGGMEELKDPDVRLFLAIGPDGRMQAITSWLPSYRDGEVVGWTIDFMRRGDETIPLIMEYVIASAALHMQKEGVEVLSLSGAPLATKPSTPGGPPAEETAMTRLLEFLAKTLEPAYGFSSLFKFKSKFNPTYATMYMAYPDPVALAAIGSAIGKAYLPDASAAEYLALAKTLMSPRK, from the coding sequence ATGACGACCACGCAACAGGATGATGTGACGGTAGCAAGCGGCCGCAAACGCCGCGGCGTCGTCATCCGCTATCTGCGCACGGCGCCGGCGAGCGTCGGGCTCGCGATCATCGTCATCATCACGTCGATCTTGACCGGCACGATGTTCGCGCCGTCGACTGCGCAGGGCAGCGACGCACTGCGCTGGGCAGCCGGCGTCACGAGCACGATCGATCAGGGCCAGTGGTGGACTCCGTTCACAAGCCTGTTTGTGCCGAACGATCTGTTCCAGCTCGTCGTGTGCGTCGTGTTCTCCCTGACGCTCTTCGCCCTGGCTGAACGCCTGCTCGGCACGGCGCGGGCGGTTATCGCTTTCGTCGCGACCGGCCTGGTAGGCGCTATCCTCGGCGTCTTCATTCAGTGGGGTGCTCTCGCGATCGGTGAACTCTGGGCGACGAACTCGTCGGTCGACCTGGTGCTGGATCCGACGGTCGGCATCATCGGAGCGTTGATCACGGCCAGCGCGTTCGCGCGGGCGCTGTGGCGACGACGGATCCGGGTAGTCACGTTCGCATTCGTCATCATGTTCGTGCTCTACAACGGCGACTCGGACAACTTCTATCGCCTGCTGGCGGCGGTGCTGGGCCTGTGGATGGGCTCATTCATGAGCCGCACACCATTGCACAGACCATGGCATCACAGTTCGCACGCTGAAACCCGCAACCTGGTGGCCATGATCGTCGCGGTGTCCGGATTCGGACCCCTGACCGCACTTTTCTCCGACAACGGCACCGGCCCGCTGTCGTTTATCAGCGACCTATTGCAACTTACTCACGCACGAGTGATTGTGCAGGCCTGCGCGATCCACTATTCCCCGTCGTGCGATCGCGAACTTACGCTGGTGAGCGCCCGGGGTCTCGGCCCGATCCTTCTCAGCCTGGTGCCGCTTGCTCTGCTCATCACAGCGGCGGTCGGGTTGAGAGTAGGCCGACGCTACGCATACGTGCTCGCAATCGTGGTGAACGCCGGGCTGTTCCTGCTCTCCGTGCTCACCGTCATCTTCGGAAACGTGACCCTGGAAGCGGACACACCTCGCGAGTACGTGCAGCAGTACGAGACTCTGCTCTGGGTGCTTGCCGGTGCCCTCATACCCATCGCCGTGATGGTGCTCGTGATCATCAACCGACATCAATTTCTGAATCTGGCCCCCACTGCGGCCGTTCGTGAATACTGGACAACAATTATCGTGGCATTCGTCGTGCTCGTCGCCGCCTATCTGGTAGCCGGTGCGATCACGCTGAGCGGCTACGTGCCGCACGCCAGCTTCGGGGAGCTGCTGATCGATTCGGTACGACGATTCACACCGACTGGATTCGACAGCGGATTCGGCGCCGTGATCGTGCCGCAGGCATCCGTCACGCTGTTCATCTACCGCTGGGTCGGCCCGATCTTCTGGATCGTGTTCATCCTCGCGACACTCCGTCGGTATCGCACGACCTCGGTCGCACGACGCACCAGCACGGAAGGCAGGCGGTTCCGTGAGCTGCTCAAGCAGCACGGCGGCGGCACGCTCGGCTTCATGGGCACCTGGCCGGGAAACGTGTACTGGTTCAGCGACGACGCCGAGGCTGCCGTCGCCTACCGGGTGATCAACCGCATCGCGATCGCCCTCTCCGACCCGGTCTGCGCACCCGCTCGTGCAGCCCAGACAATCCGAGAGTTCGTCGCATACTGCGACGCACGCAGTTGGACTCCGGTTTTCTACAGCTTCCATGAGGAACACCTCCCGACGTTCACTGAACTGGGCTGGGACTCGATGTCCGTCGGCGAGGAGACGCTCATGCATCCGATCACGCTGGATATGGCAGGCAAGCCCTGGCAGAAGGTGCGCCAGGGTCTCAATCGTGGCATCAAGGAGAACATGACCACCCTGTGGACCACGTGGCATGACCTTCCGCTGCCGCTTGCGGCTCAGATCAACGCGATCAGCGAGCAGTGGGTGTCTGAGAAAGAGTTGCCTGAGATGGGCTTCACGCTGGGCGGCATGGAGGAACTGAAGGATCCTGATGTGCGATTGTTCCTTGCGATCGGCCCGGACGGCAGAATGCAGGCGATCACCAGTTGGCTGCCCAGCTACCGGGACGGCGAAGTGGTCGGCTGGACCATCGATTTCATGCGCCGTGGCGACGAGACGATACCGCTGATCATGGAGTACGTAATCGCCTCAGCCGCGCTGCACATGCAGAAAGAGGGAGTGGAGGTGCTCAGCCTGTCGGGTGCGCCGCTTGCGACCAAGCCGAGCACACCCGGCGGACCACCGGCCGAGGAGACGGCGATGACGCGCCTGCTCGAGTTTCTGGCGAAGACGCTGGAGCCCGCGTATGGCTTCTCGTCGCTGTTCAAATTCAAGAGCAAGTTCAATCCGACCTACGCGACGATGTACATGGCCTACCCTGACCCGGTCGCGCTGGCCGCCATCGGGTCGGCGATCGGCAAGGCGTATCTACCAGACGCATCCGCCGCGGAGTATCTGGCACTCGCGAAGACTCTGATGAGCCCCAGGAAATAG
- a CDS encoding ABC transporter ATP-binding protein produces MTEIPVELDVAEAAAPEREIRVEIGEALIEVKNLTMKFGGLVAIDDISFQINRGEILGLIGPNGAGKTTCFNAMTGVYKPTKGDILLEGKSLVGQKQHNITRAGLARTFQNIRLFGEMTALENVVVGLDARHKTSVPGALIRSRRHYREESTAIDRALALLEFVGIADSAEQLSRHLPYGHQRRLEIARALATDPKVLCLDEPAAGFNPAEKDDLMDLIRAIRADGYTVLLIEHDMRLVMGLTDRIVVLEFGKKIADGAPEVVREDPAVIAAYLGVPDDEFA; encoded by the coding sequence ATGACGGAGATTCCGGTGGAGCTCGACGTGGCGGAGGCAGCGGCTCCCGAGCGCGAAATCAGAGTCGAGATCGGCGAGGCGCTCATCGAGGTGAAGAACCTCACGATGAAATTCGGCGGGCTGGTGGCGATTGACGACATCTCGTTCCAGATCAACCGTGGCGAGATCCTCGGACTGATCGGGCCGAACGGCGCGGGTAAGACCACCTGCTTCAACGCGATGACCGGCGTCTACAAGCCGACCAAGGGCGACATTCTGCTCGAAGGCAAGTCGCTCGTTGGCCAGAAGCAGCACAACATCACTCGAGCCGGTCTCGCGCGAACGTTCCAGAACATCCGATTGTTCGGTGAGATGACGGCGCTCGAGAACGTCGTCGTCGGTCTGGATGCCCGGCACAAGACGAGCGTTCCCGGTGCGCTGATCCGCTCGCGCCGGCACTATCGGGAGGAGAGCACCGCGATCGATCGTGCGTTAGCCCTGCTCGAGTTCGTCGGCATCGCGGACAGCGCCGAGCAGTTGTCGCGGCACCTGCCGTACGGTCACCAGCGGCGGCTCGAGATCGCGCGGGCGTTGGCGACGGACCCGAAGGTGCTCTGCCTCGATGAGCCGGCTGCCGGCTTCAACCCGGCCGAGAAGGACGACCTGATGGATCTCATCCGGGCGATCCGGGCAGACGGTTACACGGTGCTCTTGATCGAGCATGACATGCGTCTGGTGATGGGCCTGACCGATCGCATTGTTGTGCTTGAATTCGGCAAGAAGATTGCGGACGGCGCGCCCGAGGTCGTGCGTGAAGACCCGGCCGTGATCGCGGCCTATCTGGGGGTGCCCGATGACGAATTTGCCTGA
- a CDS encoding branched-chain amino acid ABC transporter permease produces the protein MPRWQQWLILLIVVAAAYWLPVANPWVITTEPGNDWGIACFQMSIYALVAVGLNVVIGFAGLLDLGYIAFFAIGSYTAAFLTSPDSSFIHIPYLWVLPAAILVAMTFGVVLGLPVLRLRGDYLAIVTLGFGEIIRILATIIPAAKGQVGFQNVGRPPGGTTAHPLFSNSNGTPWYWLTLTIIIIVLLLVGNLERSRVGRSWIAIREDEDAAEIMGVPTFKFKLWAFAIGAGIGGLSGALFAGQIGFVNNQKFDVVTSILFVAAVILGGSGNKVGALLGGAIVAYIPLRFTAIADYKYWIFGIALVILMIFRPQGLIAAKAHLLTYAREAHMRLTALRKARGAGGKISPRTGSVSAQEVKRDGGEA, from the coding sequence ATGCCGCGCTGGCAGCAGTGGCTCATTCTTCTGATCGTCGTGGCCGCCGCGTATTGGCTGCCGGTCGCGAATCCGTGGGTGATCACGACGGAGCCGGGTAACGACTGGGGGATCGCGTGCTTCCAGATGTCGATTTATGCCCTGGTCGCTGTCGGCCTGAACGTGGTGATCGGGTTCGCGGGGCTGCTCGACTTGGGGTATATCGCGTTCTTTGCGATCGGTTCGTACACGGCTGCGTTCCTGACCAGCCCGGACTCGTCATTCATCCACATCCCGTATCTGTGGGTGCTGCCCGCTGCAATCCTGGTGGCAATGACGTTCGGTGTGGTGCTCGGTCTGCCCGTTCTCCGACTGCGCGGCGATTACCTGGCGATCGTCACGCTCGGCTTCGGTGAGATCATCCGAATCCTGGCGACAATCATCCCGGCGGCGAAGGGCCAGGTTGGATTCCAGAACGTCGGGCGTCCGCCCGGCGGAACCACGGCGCATCCGCTGTTCTCGAACTCGAACGGCACGCCCTGGTACTGGCTGACGCTGACCATTATCATCATCGTCCTGTTGCTCGTCGGCAACCTGGAGCGATCGCGAGTCGGGCGTTCCTGGATTGCGATCCGTGAAGACGAAGACGCCGCCGAGATCATGGGCGTGCCGACCTTCAAGTTCAAGCTCTGGGCGTTCGCGATCGGTGCCGGAATCGGCGGACTGTCTGGCGCACTGTTCGCCGGACAGATCGGCTTCGTGAACAATCAGAAATTCGACGTGGTGACCTCGATTCTGTTCGTGGCCGCCGTCATTCTTGGTGGCTCGGGCAACAAGGTCGGAGCACTGCTTGGTGGCGCGATCGTGGCCTACATTCCGTTGCGCTTCACGGCGATCGCCGATTACAAGTATTGGATCTTCGGCATTGCGCTGGTGATTCTGATGATCTTCCGGCCACAGGGGCTGATCGCGGCCAAGGCGCACTTGCTCACCTACGCGCGCGAAGCGCACATGCGGCTGACCGCACTGCGGAAAGCACGTGGAGCGGGTGGCAAGATTTCACCGCGCACTGGTTCCGTTTCCGCCCAAGAGGTTAAGCGTGACGGAGGTGAAGCATGA
- a CDS encoding DUF4232 domain-containing protein, which yields MSTAGMRPDGMNPGNGNPKPRRTGLIITIVALAVVLLGLIVVLVVVSMNNAAPATSPTGTPVTSAPSTPSSSPTSTATTSPAVARCTVSQLSVTLGQPNGAAGSELVPILFTNTGSTPCELHGFPGVSFVGDGNGTQLGAAAAEDSSVAIVQNTLKPGGVVHAPLKIVNAQLESNCTVVPADGLRVYPPHSFEAVFVKTTGLSACSNKDVSLLTVQPVLPAG from the coding sequence GTGAGTACAGCTGGGATGAGACCAGACGGCATGAACCCGGGCAACGGGAATCCGAAGCCGCGGCGCACCGGTCTGATCATCACGATCGTCGCCCTCGCCGTTGTTCTGCTCGGATTGATCGTCGTTCTGGTGGTCGTATCGATGAACAACGCCGCGCCGGCGACCTCGCCGACCGGCACCCCGGTGACGAGCGCACCATCGACGCCGAGCTCATCGCCGACATCGACCGCGACAACCAGCCCCGCAGTCGCGCGCTGCACGGTCAGCCAGCTTTCGGTGACTCTCGGGCAGCCGAACGGCGCAGCAGGCAGCGAGCTCGTTCCGATCCTGTTCACCAACACCGGATCGACGCCGTGCGAACTCCACGGCTTCCCTGGCGTCTCCTTCGTCGGCGACGGCAACGGCACCCAGCTCGGTGCCGCTGCAGCCGAAGACAGCTCCGTGGCAATTGTGCAGAACACGCTGAAGCCGGGCGGCGTCGTTCACGCTCCGCTGAAGATCGTCAACGCGCAGCTGGAGAGCAACTGCACCGTCGTGCCTGCCGACGGGCTTCGGGTCTACCCGCCGCACTCCTTCGAGGCTGTGTTCGTGAAAACTACCGGCCTGTCGGCGTGCAGCAACAAGGATGTCTCGCTGCTGACCGTGCAACCGGTGCTGCCTGCCGGTTGA